In a single window of the Spirochaetaceae bacterium genome:
- a CDS encoding S8 family serine peptidase, protein MHTGDCVPPADFETASEALAEGYRSHRNFANQWGLSHVGADHAYAHVNQLQGETAAPGAGVTIGFVDSGIDQNHPDFAGKTITEILIDSARNETGDSVSHGTAVASVAAAARTLGEDSAHGVAWGADIAMFAIPTGLGGGPYEPITPAELGRADGVWGDRFDYVIAWRDDGRRVDILNLSVGYQGIIDSYSEQELRGNFGATIAAMAQAGVDDKAILVWAAGNAHGRPCDPAATAHCIGNEVNAVSVEVLPGLATRIGELQGHSIAVVALKPDGTIADFSNRCGIAADHCIAAPGEKVRVAYFGPHPDTGAPSRGYANAPGTSFAAPFVAGGLAVMKQLFRDQLANTELVARLLETANDEGIYADRAVYGRGALDLRAATWPVGVLDVPVGGGSADGPGAALAVTRLRAGAAFGDGMERSLSGREIAAFDTLGAPFWFDLGDLTATAAARGPVGEARVDGGAYPGYRPAGSAAAAHWRVGFLEQPAGVPGGHLALAERAPGLTLTDRRVLAGTAFTTEGASGRAPVSGAVVWWQPADSPLGLRAGWLRERESVLGSTGDGAFGTLAGDTAFAGAAAEAGLGAWRVRASAEFGTAEAVPHGGIVSAVSPLTTSAAAVSASRPVAGGGTLRVSVSQPLRVESGRAALSVPAGRTKAGEVVRDVFSADLTPSGRQVDVAAEWNQPLAVGELRVGAVVTHQPRHRATAAPEFRVRGGWSWQY, encoded by the coding sequence GTGCACACCGGCGATTGCGTGCCCCCGGCAGACTTCGAAACCGCGTCGGAGGCGCTCGCCGAGGGATATCGATCGCACCGGAACTTCGCGAACCAGTGGGGCCTGAGCCACGTAGGGGCGGACCATGCCTACGCCCACGTCAACCAGCTCCAAGGGGAGACCGCGGCCCCCGGCGCCGGGGTGACCATCGGGTTCGTAGACTCCGGAATCGACCAGAACCATCCCGACTTCGCCGGCAAGACGATCACCGAAATCCTGATCGACAGCGCGAGGAATGAGACGGGAGATAGTGTCTCGCACGGCACCGCCGTGGCGAGCGTGGCCGCCGCGGCACGGACTCTGGGCGAGGACTCGGCGCACGGCGTGGCGTGGGGCGCCGATATTGCGATGTTCGCGATTCCCACCGGGTTGGGAGGCGGTCCATACGAACCCATAACGCCTGCCGAGCTTGGCAGGGCGGACGGTGTTTGGGGCGACCGGTTCGACTACGTGATTGCCTGGCGTGACGACGGGAGAAGAGTCGATATCCTGAACCTCAGCGTCGGCTACCAGGGCATTATCGACAGCTACAGCGAGCAGGAGTTGCGCGGCAACTTCGGTGCCACGATCGCCGCCATGGCTCAGGCTGGCGTCGACGACAAGGCGATCCTGGTGTGGGCCGCCGGCAACGCCCACGGCCGTCCCTGCGACCCGGCCGCGACCGCGCACTGTATCGGCAACGAGGTGAATGCCGTCTCGGTCGAGGTACTGCCCGGCCTGGCCACTCGGATCGGCGAGTTGCAGGGACACTCGATCGCCGTGGTCGCCCTGAAGCCGGACGGCACCATTGCCGACTTCTCCAATCGCTGCGGCATCGCCGCCGACCACTGCATCGCGGCGCCGGGGGAGAAGGTTCGCGTCGCCTACTTCGGCCCTCACCCGGACACCGGCGCCCCGAGTCGGGGCTACGCCAACGCGCCGGGAACGTCCTTCGCCGCGCCGTTCGTGGCCGGCGGGCTGGCGGTGATGAAGCAGTTGTTCCGCGACCAGCTTGCCAACACCGAACTGGTTGCGCGGCTGTTGGAGACCGCCAACGACGAAGGCATCTACGCCGACCGCGCGGTGTACGGCCGGGGCGCGCTGGACCTGCGCGCCGCGACCTGGCCGGTCGGCGTACTGGACGTGCCGGTCGGCGGCGGCAGCGCGGACGGTCCCGGCGCCGCCCTGGCCGTGACCCGGTTGCGCGCCGGCGCCGCATTCGGCGACGGCATGGAACGCTCCCTGTCCGGGCGCGAGATCGCCGCCTTCGACACGCTCGGCGCCCCGTTCTGGTTCGACCTGGGCGATCTCACGGCGACCGCGGCGGCGCGCGGACCGGTCGGCGAAGCGCGCGTCGACGGGGGCGCGTACCCGGGCTACCGGCCGGCAGGCAGTGCGGCGGCCGCTCACTGGCGGGTGGGCTTCCTGGAGCAGCCGGCCGGCGTGCCCGGCGGCCACCTCGCGCTCGCCGAGCGCGCGCCGGGGTTGACGCTGACCGATCGCCGCGTACTGGCCGGCACCGCCTTCACCACCGAAGGCGCCTCGGGCCGCGCGCCCGTGTCCGGTGCGGTGGTGTGGTGGCAGCCCGCGGATTCGCCGCTCGGGCTGCGCGCCGGCTGGCTGCGCGAGCGGGAGAGCGTGCTCGGCAGCACCGGCGACGGCGCCTTCGGGACGCTGGCGGGCGATACCGCGTTTGCCGGCGCCGCGGCGGAGGCAGGGCTCGGTGCCTGGCGGGTGCGGGCGAGCGCGGAATTTGGCACGGCGGAGGCGGTGCCGCACGGGGGCATCGTCTCCGCGGTGTCGCCATTGACCACGAGTGCGGCCGCCGTGTCGGCGAGCCGGCCGGTCGCCGGCGGTGGCACGCTGCGCGTCTCGGTGTCCCAGCCGCTGCGGGTGGAATCGGGCCGGGCGGCGCTGTCAGTGCCCGCCGGTCGCACCAAGGCGGGCGAGGTAGTGCGGGACGTCTTCTCGGCCGATCTCACGCCGAGCGGACGCCAGGTCGACGTGGCCGCCGAGTGGAACCAGCCGTTGGCAGTCGGCGAGCTTCGCGTCGGCGCGGTGGTCACGCACCAGCCACGCCACCGCGCCACGGCGGCGCCGGAGTTCCGGGTCCGGGGCGGCTGGAGCTGGCAGTACTGA
- a CDS encoding PTS sugar transporter subunit IIA, whose product MELAGLLEPRRCTVALQARNKNDCLEELATLMTTVDLGVTREALLAALREREQLGSTGFEHGVAIPHARLPGATQFALGVAVSPRGVRYDSSDGAPSRLFFVLVGPEEAPQDYLRYLAHISRVGLNRTAREEMLAAPTPTALRDAVAAHLMPVAPAAARGGGKHKLLIIVLYDLRFLDDVVTLFLEHGIQGATITESTGIKNILTNVPLFGDFLNFLGDRSEASRTIMAVVAERDLLPLVAELEQVTGDLDTHSGAAVMAVDIFFTKGSLEAG is encoded by the coding sequence ATGGAATTGGCTGGGCTGTTGGAGCCGCGGCGCTGTACCGTGGCGCTGCAGGCGCGCAACAAGAACGACTGCCTGGAAGAGCTGGCGACGTTGATGACGACGGTCGACCTGGGGGTGACGCGCGAAGCGTTGCTGGCCGCCCTGCGGGAGCGCGAGCAACTCGGCTCCACGGGGTTCGAGCATGGCGTTGCGATTCCGCACGCCCGCCTGCCCGGCGCCACGCAATTCGCACTGGGGGTCGCGGTGTCTCCGCGCGGGGTCCGCTACGACAGCTCCGACGGAGCGCCGAGCCGGCTGTTCTTCGTGCTGGTCGGTCCGGAGGAGGCGCCCCAGGACTATCTGCGCTACCTCGCGCACATCTCCCGGGTCGGGCTGAACCGCACCGCGCGCGAGGAGATGCTGGCCGCCCCGACGCCCACTGCGCTGCGTGACGCGGTTGCCGCTCACCTGATGCCGGTGGCGCCGGCCGCGGCCCGCGGAGGCGGCAAGCACAAGCTGCTGATTATCGTGTTGTACGATCTGCGATTCCTGGATGACGTAGTGACGCTGTTCCTGGAACACGGCATCCAGGGGGCCACCATCACCGAGTCGACCGGCATCAAGAACATTCTCACCAACGTGCCGCTGTTCGGCGATTTCCTGAACTTTCTCGGCGACCGCAGCGAGGCGAGCCGCACCATCATGGCGGTGGTCGCGGAGCGCGACCTGCTGCCGCTCGTTGCCGAGTTGGAGCAGGTGACCGGCGACCTGGACACCCACTCGGGCGCCGCGGTGATGGCGGTCGACATCTTCTTCACCAAGGGCTCCCTGGAGGCCGGCTGA
- a CDS encoding cation:proton antiporter yields MLAELLHDAIAAINGQPLLSLGVLILAGYVFGRLCQLLRLPTITGYIVAGLLVSDSVAGIVDHHTVASLAPITEVALSFIAITIGGEFHFAKLRRTGGKILTITLFEALFAAAMVSVVLGFLLLPFSYALLLGAIAAATAPAATVVIVRDLRARGEFVDYLFGVVAFDDAASVLLFSIGFAVVTPLLMGGAADGAGILAAFGHGLAEIGLSALAGIVAALLIHAAAGRGRPDNEVLIITLGVLFAATALVLLLHLSALIANMCAGVMLVNLAPRNRRVFAALEPITAPVFALFFILAGAELDLSVVGQGLVVVLGLVYLAARFAGKMAGVTLGSLAVNAPANVRRYLGFCLFPQAGVAIGLAMVVQGSSLFVDAPGEVREMLRLLTNVVLFSVFVNELIGPLISRFGIVRGAARL; encoded by the coding sequence ATGCTGGCGGAATTGCTGCACGATGCCATCGCGGCGATCAACGGCCAGCCGCTGTTGAGCCTCGGCGTTCTGATCCTGGCCGGGTACGTGTTCGGCCGCCTGTGTCAACTGCTGCGCCTGCCGACCATTACCGGCTACATCGTGGCCGGGCTCCTGGTCAGCGATTCGGTGGCCGGCATTGTCGACCACCACACCGTGGCGTCCCTGGCTCCGATCACCGAGGTGGCGCTGAGCTTCATCGCCATCACCATCGGCGGCGAGTTCCACTTCGCCAAGCTGCGCCGCACCGGCGGCAAGATCCTCACCATCACGCTGTTCGAGGCGCTGTTCGCGGCAGCGATGGTGTCGGTGGTGTTGGGATTCCTGTTGCTGCCGTTCAGCTACGCGCTGCTCCTCGGGGCGATCGCCGCGGCCACCGCACCGGCGGCCACGGTGGTGATCGTGCGCGACCTGCGGGCGCGGGGCGAGTTCGTCGACTACCTGTTCGGCGTGGTGGCATTCGACGACGCGGCGAGCGTGCTGCTGTTCTCGATCGGGTTCGCGGTGGTGACCCCGCTGCTCATGGGCGGCGCGGCGGACGGCGCCGGAATCCTGGCGGCGTTCGGCCACGGCCTGGCCGAGATCGGGCTGTCGGCGCTGGCGGGAATCGTCGCCGCACTGCTGATCCATGCCGCGGCGGGCCGCGGCCGGCCCGACAACGAGGTGCTGATCATCACGCTCGGCGTGCTGTTCGCAGCCACCGCGCTGGTACTCCTGCTGCACCTTTCCGCGCTGATTGCCAACATGTGCGCCGGTGTTATGCTGGTCAACCTGGCGCCGCGCAACCGGCGCGTGTTTGCCGCCCTGGAGCCGATCACGGCGCCGGTGTTCGCGCTGTTCTTCATCCTGGCCGGCGCGGAGCTGGATTTGAGCGTGGTCGGTCAGGGCCTGGTGGTGGTGCTCGGGCTGGTCTACCTGGCCGCGCGCTTTGCGGGCAAGATGGCGGGCGTGACGCTCGGCTCGCTGGCGGTGAACGCGCCGGCCAACGTGCGGCGTTACCTGGGTTTTTGTCTGTTCCCGCAGGCCGGGGTGGCCATCGGGCTGGCGATGGTGGTGCAGGGTTCGTCGCTGTTCGTGGATGCGCCGGGCGAGGTACGGGAAATGCTTCGGCTGCTGACCAACGTGGTGCTGTTCAGCGTGTTCGTGAATGAACTGATCGGGCCGCTGATTTCACGGTTCGGGATCGTGCGCGGCGCCGCACGGTTGTAG
- a CDS encoding lipoyl domain-containing protein — MPRQGQSVEACTIVRWLKQPGDAVATGELLCEIETDKASFEVESTAAGTVLAHFAAEGEEVPVLKPIAAVGEPGEAPPAPGGPAVGAPAAAPEQAAAPGPRQATGAAPAGPAAAAAAPEQAGEPGEPD; from the coding sequence ATGCCACGGCAAGGGCAGTCGGTGGAGGCGTGTACCATCGTGCGCTGGCTCAAGCAGCCGGGCGACGCGGTGGCAACCGGCGAGTTGCTGTGCGAGATAGAGACTGACAAGGCGTCGTTCGAGGTGGAGTCGACGGCGGCGGGCACGGTGCTTGCGCACTTCGCCGCCGAGGGCGAGGAGGTGCCGGTGCTGAAGCCGATCGCGGCGGTGGGCGAGCCCGGCGAAGCACCGCCCGCCCCCGGCGGTCCGGCTGTCGGGGCACCCGCGGCGGCACCGGAGCAGGCGGCCGCGCCGGGCCCACGGCAAGCCACGGGCGCGGCGCCCGCCGGACCCGCGGCCGCCGCGGCGGCGCCGGAGCAGGCCGGCGAGCCGGGCGAACCTGATG
- a CDS encoding DsbA family protein: protein MSAGVAFGSRRLPGAPRVRGRRTVAVWGLAVLWLAAAAPQPWAYDEGTVAVIGDREVSRDELMATAEAALAEREMEFLRCRAQATRDRHDVLESSLRQLVQLRLLDLEAARIGATAAAVEADVEAAAQPILDQDIELFYRRNQARIGRPLAEVATQIREFLERQALVRVREEFFAVLEARFAVEYLLEPLRFEVAADGFAARGEADAAVTIVEFSDFECPFCVRVQPTLERVMEQYAGRVRLVYRHFPLTSIHPHAWKAAEASLCAGEQDRFWEFHDLLFAEQHAMSVSDLKEKARRIGLAAAEFDACLDSGRHSEAVRQDLLAGTGAGVSGTPAFFVNGRFLSGAVPFDQFAELIDDELARLQNQ from the coding sequence ATGTCTGCCGGGGTTGCGTTCGGGAGCCGGCGCCTGCCGGGGGCGCCACGGGTTCGCGGCCGGCGGACCGTGGCGGTGTGGGGGCTTGCGGTGTTGTGGCTGGCGGCGGCCGCCCCCCAGCCGTGGGCGTACGACGAGGGCACGGTTGCGGTGATCGGTGATCGCGAGGTGTCTCGCGACGAGCTCATGGCGACCGCCGAAGCCGCCCTCGCGGAGCGTGAGATGGAGTTCCTGCGCTGCCGGGCGCAGGCCACGCGCGACCGCCACGACGTGCTGGAGTCGTCGTTGCGGCAACTCGTGCAGCTCCGCCTGCTCGACCTGGAGGCGGCGCGCATCGGAGCAACCGCGGCGGCGGTGGAAGCCGACGTCGAGGCCGCGGCACAGCCGATCCTGGATCAGGACATCGAGCTGTTCTACCGGCGCAACCAGGCGCGTATCGGGCGCCCGCTGGCGGAGGTGGCCACGCAGATCCGGGAGTTCCTGGAACGGCAGGCACTGGTGCGCGTGCGCGAGGAGTTCTTTGCCGTCCTGGAGGCGCGGTTCGCGGTCGAGTACCTGCTCGAACCGCTACGGTTCGAGGTGGCGGCGGACGGTTTCGCCGCCCGCGGGGAAGCGGATGCCGCGGTGACCATTGTCGAGTTCTCCGACTTCGAGTGTCCGTTCTGCGTGCGCGTGCAGCCGACGCTCGAACGTGTCATGGAGCAGTACGCCGGCAGGGTGCGGCTGGTATACCGGCACTTCCCGCTGACGTCGATTCACCCGCACGCCTGGAAGGCCGCCGAGGCGTCGCTGTGCGCCGGTGAGCAGGACCGCTTCTGGGAGTTCCATGACCTGTTGTTTGCCGAGCAGCACGCGATGAGCGTGTCCGACCTCAAGGAGAAGGCGCGCCGCATCGGCCTGGCGGCCGCGGAGTTCGATGCCTGTCTCGACTCGGGCCGCCACTCGGAGGCGGTGCGCCAGGACCTGCTGGCGGGTACGGGCGCCGGGGTCTCGGGCACCCCCGCGTTCTTCGTGAACGGGCGCTTCCTGTCCGGGGCGGTGCCGTTCGACCAATTCGCCGAGCTGATCGACGACGAGTTGGCCCGCCTGCAGAATCAGTAG